From Paracoccus aminovorans, one genomic window encodes:
- a CDS encoding DUF2958 domain-containing protein gives MILLTGTQRDRLLASGRQRDVDHIPVVKFFNPFGAGVWLATELDQGGDIMFGLADIGYPELGSWSLEELRRVRLPFGMGIERDLLFTGDFPISVWAEAAREAGSIRAAERALYRAGAAFTCTSADTESQDS, from the coding sequence ATGATCCTTTTGACCGGAACACAGCGCGACCGGCTTCTGGCCAGTGGTCGCCAACGTGATGTGGATCACATCCCCGTCGTGAAATTCTTCAACCCCTTCGGCGCGGGCGTCTGGCTCGCCACTGAGCTGGATCAGGGCGGCGACATCATGTTCGGCCTGGCCGATATCGGCTACCCCGAACTTGGCTCGTGGAGCCTGGAAGAGCTGCGCAGGGTCCGATTGCCCTTCGGCATGGGGATCGAGCGGGATCTGCTCTTCACCGGGGATTTCCCGATCTCGGTCTGGGCGGAGGCTGCGCGGGAAGCCGGCAGCATCCGTGCGGCGGAGCGAGCCCTCTACCGCGCCGGTGCGGCATTCACCTGCACATCCGCAGATACGGAAAGCCAGGATTCCTGA
- a CDS encoding ArdC family protein encodes MARQDHAADGARSNLYDDITGKIIAELEQGRLPWVQPWGTAAAKASLAMPKNAATSRQYSGINVLILWGAVVQHGYPTQHWLTYRQAAALGGNVMKGERGTTVVYADRFTPEDEKRRARETGEEPGRIPFLKRFTVFNTAQCEGLPEDIAVEAPPPPPGMIEPKVEALIRATGIDFRIGGDRAFYVPALDYVQVPPPAAYFEPINWHRTALHEMGHATGHASRLGRDFSGSFGTKKYAFEELVAETNAAFCCASLGIVPTVRHADYIGSWLEVLREDNRAIVRAASQASKAADWLLSHLPDEDAGEPVPAAIEGRVAA; translated from the coding sequence ATGGCCAGACAGGATCACGCTGCCGATGGCGCGCGCAGCAATCTTTACGACGACATCACCGGCAAGATCATCGCCGAGCTGGAGCAAGGGCGGTTGCCTTGGGTTCAGCCCTGGGGGACAGCGGCGGCAAAGGCGTCGCTTGCCATGCCGAAGAACGCCGCGACCTCGCGGCAATATTCCGGGATCAATGTGCTGATCCTCTGGGGCGCCGTGGTCCAGCACGGCTATCCGACCCAGCATTGGCTCACCTATCGCCAGGCGGCAGCCCTCGGCGGCAATGTCATGAAGGGCGAACGCGGCACCACCGTGGTCTATGCCGACCGCTTCACCCCGGAAGACGAAAAGCGGCGAGCCCGCGAGACCGGTGAGGAACCGGGACGCATTCCGTTCTTGAAGCGCTTCACCGTTTTCAACACCGCGCAATGCGAGGGCCTGCCAGAAGATATTGCCGTGGAGGCGCCACCACCGCCGCCCGGTATGATCGAGCCGAAGGTCGAGGCACTGATCCGCGCGACCGGGATCGATTTCCGCATCGGCGGAGATCGCGCCTTCTATGTGCCGGCACTCGATTATGTGCAGGTGCCGCCGCCGGCCGCCTATTTCGAGCCGATTAACTGGCACCGGACGGCGCTGCACGAGATGGGGCACGCCACCGGCCATGCCTCGCGCCTGGGGCGGGATTTCTCGGGCAGTTTCGGCACGAAGAAATACGCCTTCGAGGAGCTGGTCGCCGAGACGAACGCGGCATTCTGCTGCGCCTCGCTTGGTATCGTGCCGACCGTGCGCCATGCCGACTATATCGGCTCCTGGCTGGAGGTGCTGCGCGAGGACAACCGCGCCATCGTCCGCGCAGCTTCTCAGGCCAGCAAGGCGGCCGACTGGCTGCTGTCGCATCTGCCCGACGAAGATGCCGGGGAGCCGGTTCCGGCTGCAATCGAAGGGAGGGTCGCGGCATGA
- a CDS encoding AAA family ATPase, giving the protein MEHFAVVQSIVRASLAGDREAVVKQVLRLRERLEKAGATKEAATLERLRAAARDTQELAPSRVEMSRGQITGETLEQGVNPPIDRETGARLCTIDFPGRNRRAPVYGAVVSETVEGLLQEWTSEAALQEVGVSPTRSLLIYGPPGSGKTITADYIAARLGLPLVVARIDGLISSFLGTTARNIANLFDFANRYACVLLLDEFDALAKLRDDPQEIGEIKRVVNTLLQNLDQRRNFGITIAITNHDRLLDPAVWRRFETHLQLVEPDESARESLIARFLQPLEAPVSTLRVFSYCLAGRTGADIERVCTAVKRTLALSGESHDGPGLFHALSSVLARAPQHDHVAARILAVDQEAFVSLIANDSTLSLKQTEIGEATGYGQSRVSDLKKAKRHLPLLEASHAQ; this is encoded by the coding sequence ATGGAACACTTCGCGGTTGTCCAAAGTATCGTTCGGGCCAGTTTAGCCGGGGACCGGGAGGCTGTGGTCAAGCAGGTGCTGCGCCTTCGTGAACGCCTCGAGAAGGCCGGAGCGACGAAGGAAGCCGCTACGTTGGAGCGCTTGCGCGCGGCCGCGCGCGACACACAGGAACTAGCTCCGAGCCGCGTGGAGATGTCGCGCGGCCAGATCACCGGGGAAACCCTCGAACAGGGAGTCAATCCGCCGATCGATCGAGAGACCGGAGCCCGGTTGTGCACAATTGATTTTCCGGGACGGAACCGCCGGGCGCCCGTTTATGGGGCGGTAGTGTCAGAAACGGTCGAGGGGCTGCTGCAGGAATGGACCAGTGAGGCCGCGCTGCAAGAGGTGGGCGTGTCGCCCACGCGCTCTTTGTTGATTTACGGACCGCCTGGTTCGGGTAAGACCATTACCGCCGACTATATCGCTGCCCGGTTGGGATTGCCTTTGGTCGTGGCACGCATCGACGGCCTGATATCATCCTTTCTGGGCACGACCGCGCGCAATATTGCAAATCTGTTCGACTTCGCTAACCGATACGCCTGCGTTCTGCTGCTGGACGAGTTCGACGCGCTCGCAAAGCTCCGGGACGATCCGCAGGAGATCGGCGAGATCAAGCGCGTGGTCAACACTTTGCTGCAGAATCTCGATCAGCGGCGCAACTTCGGAATCACGATCGCTATTACGAACCACGACAGGCTCCTCGACCCAGCCGTTTGGCGGCGCTTCGAAACGCATCTTCAGCTCGTCGAGCCGGACGAGTCCGCCCGCGAGAGCCTGATTGCGCGTTTCCTCCAACCGCTCGAAGCGCCTGTTTCTACCCTCAGGGTATTTTCATACTGTCTCGCGGGGCGCACGGGGGCCGATATCGAAAGGGTGTGCACGGCCGTGAAACGGACGCTGGCGCTCAGCGGCGAATCTCATGACGGGCCAGGATTGTTCCATGCCTTGAGTTCTGTACTAGCCCGTGCGCCGCAGCACGACCATGTGGCGGCCCGCATCCTCGCCGTCGATCAAGAAGCGTTTGTCAGCCTGATCGCGAATGATAGTACGCTTTCGCTCAAGCAAACCGAGATAGGTGAGGCGACGGGGTACGGTCAGTCGCGGGTGAGCGATCTCAAGAAGGCGAAGCGCCATCTGCCACTGCTGGAGGCGTCGCATGCCCAATAA
- a CDS encoding S8 family peptidase yields MPNNPVQIILNDHDFHQAPDPGQPPRNKDFFEGADKAFVTHKASLLAAIDRIIDEIQTSPYGPAAYLKVQMRNEALAKSYRPVWWLFKPDQFPCVGADAVGTLYFRAPLIYLNALRQRIVQAEASVETKYRRADNKPYKAPTIARAEVGAIETIEVAPPEQKRAFSTAAALAALEDPRAVSGYQVELFETPAKRVIADDPLGRIALRRSLERLLLSLGLGARSYLAFEVGRTPVLEVQLTTQPVDALIDNRAGVAGSDSGQEISLFLMDRNPERHEATLNALQKHPLVRAILPPVLLELTDDRSSSDATAAAEPVAIPTPQGQSTYPIVGVIDSGVAPVLEGWVAGRFDYLSSGEYDAVHGTNVAGLLAIGQALNSVDVAPEANGCHLYDIPLYPNGPFMARYRRGFSDFLEEIEQAVAEAKSEHGVRVFNLSINAVAPVERHRYSIYASRLDQIADTYGVVFVNSAGNLPPAQARSAWQKRPVDVINYFASRTSPDTIFKPAESVRSISVGALNPPNTDQIPDAPTVYTTRGPGLQVGVKPDVACYGGTGGSGPGKPTGLSSLSPSGSRQSVVGTSFAAPLVARTLAGLDTATEGGLSVEALRAMLLHHTAMPRPLTKRGLRDIGRQFAGFGRPQAVTTMLETDDHQITLLFQSRLSIGEKKPVILRFPFIWPQSLVTGGRCSGLAKITLVYAPPLDPAFGAEFVRVNLEASLKQRQPEPASDGRVRFTNQIAARYLPKSTNLAIPERALIDHGLKWWPAKQYESTFVENGSSSQWRLEVTSLVRAEAQFPAEGVPFAILLTLEDPDGSQPVFQEMRQWLQASTAVAQDVRAVTRLRPRGR; encoded by the coding sequence ATGCCCAATAATCCGGTTCAGATCATCCTAAACGATCACGATTTTCATCAGGCGCCCGATCCGGGACAGCCGCCGCGGAACAAAGATTTTTTCGAAGGTGCCGACAAGGCATTCGTCACCCACAAGGCCTCGCTGCTGGCCGCAATCGACCGGATCATCGACGAGATTCAGACGAGCCCTTACGGTCCCGCAGCGTATCTCAAAGTCCAGATGCGCAACGAGGCGCTGGCAAAATCCTATCGACCTGTATGGTGGCTGTTCAAGCCCGACCAATTCCCATGTGTGGGGGCAGACGCGGTCGGAACGCTCTATTTTCGAGCTCCGTTGATCTACCTGAATGCTCTGCGACAGCGCATCGTGCAGGCTGAAGCCTCCGTCGAGACAAAGTATCGGAGGGCTGACAACAAGCCATACAAGGCGCCGACCATCGCTCGAGCCGAAGTTGGCGCCATCGAAACCATCGAAGTCGCACCTCCCGAGCAGAAACGCGCATTTTCTACCGCAGCAGCTCTTGCGGCACTCGAGGATCCTCGAGCGGTCTCCGGCTATCAGGTCGAACTTTTCGAGACGCCGGCCAAACGGGTGATCGCCGATGACCCGCTTGGACGGATCGCATTACGGCGCTCGCTTGAGCGTCTGTTGTTGTCTCTCGGCCTAGGCGCGCGCAGTTATCTCGCCTTTGAGGTCGGACGAACCCCCGTCCTCGAAGTTCAGCTGACCACACAGCCTGTCGACGCCCTGATCGACAATCGAGCAGGTGTGGCTGGAAGCGACTCAGGCCAGGAAATCAGCCTCTTCTTAATGGACCGAAATCCGGAACGACATGAGGCGACCCTGAATGCACTCCAGAAGCATCCTCTGGTGCGTGCGATCTTGCCACCTGTTCTGCTCGAGCTGACAGACGACCGTTCAAGTTCTGATGCCACTGCAGCGGCAGAACCCGTTGCCATTCCCACTCCGCAGGGCCAGTCGACTTACCCGATCGTGGGTGTCATCGACTCCGGTGTGGCGCCGGTTCTTGAGGGCTGGGTTGCGGGACGGTTCGATTATTTATCGTCAGGAGAATATGATGCTGTCCACGGCACGAACGTCGCCGGTCTCCTGGCCATCGGGCAAGCCCTCAATAGTGTTGACGTCGCGCCCGAGGCGAATGGCTGCCATCTCTACGACATACCCCTCTACCCTAACGGTCCGTTCATGGCTCGTTATCGTCGAGGTTTCTCCGACTTTCTCGAAGAGATAGAGCAGGCCGTCGCAGAGGCGAAGAGCGAACATGGCGTCAGAGTGTTTAATCTCTCCATCAACGCGGTCGCGCCGGTCGAGCGGCACCGGTATAGTATCTACGCTTCCCGCCTCGACCAGATCGCAGATACCTATGGCGTGGTTTTCGTGAATTCCGCCGGAAACCTGCCACCCGCACAGGCGCGTTCCGCTTGGCAGAAGCGTCCGGTCGACGTCATCAACTATTTCGCGTCGCGAACCTCGCCCGACACGATCTTCAAGCCCGCCGAGAGCGTCAGGTCGATCTCCGTCGGCGCGCTCAATCCTCCGAATACCGATCAGATCCCCGACGCGCCGACCGTTTACACGACGCGCGGGCCTGGTCTCCAAGTTGGCGTCAAGCCCGATGTCGCGTGCTATGGCGGAACAGGAGGGAGCGGCCCCGGAAAGCCGACAGGGCTTTCGTCATTGTCTCCTTCGGGCAGCAGGCAGAGCGTCGTCGGCACCAGTTTCGCCGCGCCGCTGGTTGCGCGTACTTTGGCAGGGCTCGACACCGCGACCGAGGGCGGCCTGTCTGTCGAAGCGCTGCGGGCCATGTTGCTGCATCACACAGCGATGCCTAGGCCACTGACGAAGCGTGGTCTCAGGGACATCGGCCGGCAATTCGCGGGTTTCGGTAGACCACAAGCCGTCACCACGATGCTGGAAACGGACGACCACCAGATCACGCTGCTTTTTCAAAGCCGCCTTAGCATTGGCGAGAAGAAGCCGGTCATACTCCGGTTCCCGTTCATCTGGCCACAAAGCCTCGTTACAGGCGGACGCTGCTCAGGGCTTGCCAAAATCACACTCGTTTACGCACCACCGCTTGATCCGGCCTTTGGTGCCGAGTTCGTACGCGTCAATCTTGAGGCATCGCTGAAGCAGCGTCAGCCGGAGCCCGCTTCCGACGGCCGTGTCCGCTTCACAAACCAGATTGCGGCCCGCTACTTGCCCAAGTCAACCAATCTCGCGATACCCGAGAGGGCGCTCATAGATCACGGCCTCAAATGGTGGCCGGCCAAGCAGTACGAGAGCACATTCGTCGAGAACGGAAGTTCGTCGCAATGGCGACTGGAGGTCACAAGCCTCGTTCGTGCTGAAGCGCAATTCCCCGCGGAAGGAGTGCCCTTTGCAATACTCTTGACCTTGGAGGACCCGGACGGCAGCCAGCCGGTTTTCCAGGAGATGCGGCAGTGGCTCCAGGCGAGCACTGCGGTAGCACAGGATGTACGAGCGGTAACGAGGCTACGGCCACGCGGTCGGTAG
- a CDS encoding error-prone DNA polymerase yields the protein MNAPRYAELQVTTQFSFLRGASSAEELFATAATMGIEALAVVDRNSLAGIVRAHEAAKATGVRLIVGCRLDLACGMSVLVYPTDRAAYARLCRLLTLGKGRAGKGKCHLEWADLAAYSEGMIAVLVPDDADDECGFRLRRLRDAFGDRAYLALTLRRRPNDQMRLWELSQLAQRFGVPTVVTNDVLFHEPGRRMLQDVVTAIRHNTTIDNLGFRRERHADRYLKPPAEMHRLFARWPAALARTLDIMARCTFDLGQLAYQYPEERDDPALTPQETLVRMTWQGAASRYPEGVPDEVTAALCHELTLIGKLDYAPYFLTVNSIVRFARSRGILCQGRGSAANSAVCYVLGITAIDPGRNDLLFERFVSEERREPPDIDVDFEHERREEVIQWVYENYGRDRAALTATVTRYRSKGALRDVGKAMGLPEDLIQTLSGQLWGWSETGVNDQQLRELNLNPEDRRLRLTLDLAAQLRGAPRHLSQHPGGFVLTHDRLDDLVPIEPAAMADRQIIEWDKDDIDALRFMKVDVLALGMLTCMRKGLDLIAEHKGIALDLATIPAEDPRTYAMIRKADTLGTFQIESRAQMSMLPRLKPRTYYDLVVQVAIVRPGPIQGDMVHPYLRRREGLEQVEYPRPELERVLGKTLGVPLFQEQAMRVAIECAGFTPGEADLLRKSMATFKHTGGVSKFRDKMISGMIAKGYEVEFAERTFRQLEGFGSYGFPESHAASFALIAYASAWLKCWHPDAFCAALLNSQPMGFYAPAQIVRDARDHGVELRPICANASRWDCTLEPTGNEARFAVRLGLRMVKGLANAHAAAIVAARADQPFASVEDLWRRAGVPVAALVHIAEADGFGPPFGLARREALWAIKGLRDEELPLFAAASAREGQTVSEISEPSIALRPMAAGREVVADYSHTGLSLRRHPISFLREDLRKRRMVSCAEAMESRDCRWLAAAGIVLVRQRPGSAKGVMFITLEDETGIANLVVWQKVFERHRRIILSSSMISVKGRVQREGAVVHLVAHRIVDLSRELVSVGQRDVAALLPHGRGDELHQDSLAPVLRGQPPKGPRTCGMAVPDLHINPIRVKTRDFR from the coding sequence ATGAATGCGCCCCGATATGCCGAACTGCAGGTCACAACGCAATTTTCCTTTCTGCGCGGGGCCTCCTCGGCCGAGGAACTGTTCGCCACCGCCGCGACGATGGGGATCGAGGCGCTGGCGGTGGTGGATCGCAATTCGCTGGCGGGCATCGTTCGCGCCCATGAGGCGGCGAAGGCAACCGGCGTCCGGCTGATCGTCGGCTGTCGCCTCGATCTCGCCTGCGGCATGTCGGTGCTGGTCTATCCGACCGACCGCGCCGCCTATGCCCGGCTCTGCCGGTTGCTGACGCTTGGCAAGGGGCGAGCCGGCAAGGGCAAGTGCCATCTCGAATGGGCCGATCTCGCTGCTTACAGCGAAGGGATGATCGCGGTGCTGGTGCCGGATGATGCCGACGACGAGTGCGGGTTCCGTTTGCGCCGTTTGCGGGATGCCTTCGGTGATCGCGCCTATCTGGCCCTGACCCTGCGCCGCAGGCCCAACGACCAGATGCGACTCTGGGAGCTTTCGCAACTGGCGCAGCGGTTCGGCGTGCCGACCGTCGTGACCAATGACGTGCTGTTCCACGAGCCCGGCCGCCGCATGCTGCAGGATGTGGTGACGGCCATCCGCCACAACACCACCATCGACAATCTCGGCTTTCGCCGGGAACGTCATGCCGACCGCTATCTCAAGCCCCCGGCCGAGATGCACCGGCTCTTCGCCCGCTGGCCCGCGGCGCTGGCCCGCACTCTCGACATCATGGCACGCTGCACCTTCGATCTGGGTCAGCTTGCCTATCAATATCCCGAGGAACGCGACGATCCCGCACTGACCCCTCAGGAGACGCTGGTGCGCATGACCTGGCAGGGCGCGGCAAGCCGCTATCCCGAGGGCGTGCCGGACGAGGTGACGGCGGCGCTGTGCCACGAGCTGACCCTGATCGGCAAGCTCGATTACGCACCCTATTTCCTGACCGTGAACAGTATCGTCCGCTTTGCCCGCTCGCGCGGCATCCTCTGTCAGGGGCGCGGATCGGCGGCGAACAGCGCCGTCTGCTATGTTCTCGGCATCACCGCCATCGACCCCGGCCGCAACGATCTGCTGTTCGAGCGATTCGTGTCAGAGGAACGCCGCGAGCCGCCGGATATCGACGTCGATTTCGAGCACGAACGCCGTGAGGAGGTCATCCAGTGGGTCTATGAGAACTATGGCCGTGACCGGGCCGCGCTGACCGCCACCGTGACCCGCTACCGCTCCAAGGGGGCGTTGCGCGATGTCGGCAAGGCCATGGGGCTGCCCGAGGATCTGATCCAGACCCTCTCCGGCCAGCTCTGGGGCTGGTCCGAGACCGGCGTCAACGATCAGCAGCTTCGTGAGTTGAACCTCAACCCCGAGGATCGGCGTTTGCGGCTGACCCTTGATCTGGCCGCCCAGCTTCGCGGGGCGCCGCGGCATTTGTCGCAACATCCCGGCGGTTTCGTCCTCACCCATGACCGGCTCGATGATCTGGTGCCGATCGAGCCCGCCGCCATGGCGGATCGCCAGATCATCGAATGGGACAAGGACGATATCGACGCCCTGCGCTTCATGAAGGTGGATGTGCTGGCGCTTGGCATGCTGACCTGCATGCGCAAGGGGCTGGATCTGATCGCGGAACACAAGGGGATCGCCCTCGATCTGGCGACGATCCCGGCGGAAGACCCGCGCACCTATGCGATGATCCGCAAGGCCGACACACTCGGCACCTTCCAGATCGAGAGCCGGGCGCAGATGTCGATGCTGCCCCGTCTGAAGCCGCGCACCTATTACGATCTGGTGGTGCAGGTTGCCATCGTCCGCCCCGGCCCGATCCAGGGGGACATGGTCCACCCCTATCTGCGTCGCCGCGAAGGGCTGGAACAGGTCGAATATCCCCGTCCCGAGCTGGAAAGGGTGCTGGGCAAGACCCTTGGCGTGCCGCTGTTTCAGGAACAGGCGATGCGCGTCGCCATCGAATGCGCGGGCTTCACCCCCGGCGAGGCGGACCTTTTGCGCAAAAGCATGGCGACCTTCAAGCACACCGGCGGCGTCTCGAAATTCCGCGACAAAATGATCTCCGGCATGATCGCCAAGGGCTATGAGGTGGAGTTTGCCGAACGCACCTTCCGGCAGCTGGAGGGCTTCGGCTCCTACGGTTTTCCCGAAAGCCACGCGGCAAGCTTCGCGCTGATCGCCTATGCCTCGGCCTGGCTGAAATGCTGGCATCCCGATGCCTTCTGCGCCGCGCTGCTGAACAGCCAGCCGATGGGCTTCTATGCCCCGGCCCAGATCGTGCGCGATGCGCGCGACCATGGCGTCGAGTTGCGCCCGATCTGCGCCAATGCCTCGCGCTGGGATTGCACGCTGGAGCCGACCGGCAACGAGGCGCGCTTTGCGGTTCGGCTTGGCCTGCGCATGGTCAAGGGGCTTGCCAATGCCCATGCGGCGGCGATTGTCGCCGCCCGTGCTGATCAGCCATTTGCCTCGGTCGAGGATCTCTGGCGGCGGGCCGGGGTTCCGGTCGCCGCATTGGTCCACATTGCCGAGGCCGACGGTTTCGGCCCGCCCTTCGGCCTTGCGCGCCGCGAAGCGCTTTGGGCGATCAAGGGGCTGCGCGACGAGGAACTGCCGCTGTTTGCGGCAGCCTCGGCACGCGAGGGCCAGACGGTTTCAGAGATATCGGAGCCGTCCATCGCCCTGCGGCCGATGGCGGCTGGCCGCGAGGTGGTCGCGGATTACAGCCATACCGGCCTTTCTCTGCGTCGCCATCCGATCTCCTTCCTGCGCGAGGATCTGCGCAAGCGCCGCATGGTTTCCTGCGCCGAGGCGATGGAATCACGCGACTGCCGCTGGCTGGCGGCTGCTGGCATTGTATTGGTTCGCCAGCGCCCCGGCTCGGCTAAAGGCGTGATGTTCATCACCCTGGAAGACGAGACCGGGATCGCCAATCTGGTTGTCTGGCAGAAGGTGTTCGAACGGCATCGGCGGATCATCCTGTCCTCCAGCATGATTTCGGTAAAGGGTCGCGTCCAGCGCGAGGGCGCGGTGGTGCATCTGGTCGCCCATCGAATTGTGGACCTCTCGCGTGAACTGGTCAGCGTCGGGCAGCGCGATGTCGCGGCCCTCCTGCCGCATGGCAGAGGAGACGAACTCCACCAGGATTCGCTGGCGCCCGTTCTACGCGGTCAGCCGCCGAAGGGGCCGCGGACGTGCGGCATGGCTGTGCCTGACCTGCACATCAACCCCATCAGGGTAAAGACGCGGGATTTTCGGTAA
- a CDS encoding Y-family DNA polymerase, which produces MARVISVFLPTWPTDRLRRKAGDTAPPVEAPLVIAGRDRNRRIVTAADATAQALGLRVGMPVTKAQALVPGLVIEPADPKADAESLERLALWVLQRIAPIVAVDPPDGIVIDSTGADHLHGGEAAMLDALIGRLTLSGVSARAAIADTWGAAHALARYGADPVLIAMPGASIDMLAPLPLEALRLSPAIPAGLRDLGFARIGDLIGQPRAPLTLRFGPELCRRLDQALGTSAEPVDPLRPEDMIEARRSFAEPIAASETIARYIGKLVATLCDALEARGLGARRLDLLCHRIDSRVETVRIGLARPVRDPGRLTRLLCDKIETIDPGLGIEVMTLAATLAEPLTERQAVSHLIEAPEPDLSGLIDTLANRVGARAIYRFAPVASDVPERSVRRIPALAEETGAGWPDHWPRPSRLLPRPEPIETMALLPDHPPNWISWRGVRRRVRRADGPERVFGEWWKRDAELIAVRDYFRIEDDAGERFWIFRAGDGEDLATGSHRWFLHGVFG; this is translated from the coding sequence ATGGCTCGGGTCATCTCGGTCTTCCTGCCGACATGGCCGACAGACCGGCTGCGGCGGAAGGCCGGCGACACAGCGCCTCCGGTTGAGGCGCCGCTCGTCATTGCAGGACGTGATCGTAACCGCCGTATCGTGACGGCGGCCGACGCGACTGCACAGGCGCTCGGCCTGCGGGTCGGCATGCCCGTCACCAAGGCGCAGGCGCTGGTGCCCGGACTGGTGATTGAACCCGCCGACCCAAAAGCCGATGCCGAAAGCTTAGAGCGGCTCGCGCTATGGGTGTTGCAACGGATCGCGCCGATTGTGGCGGTCGATCCGCCGGACGGGATCGTGATCGACTCGACCGGGGCAGACCATCTGCATGGTGGCGAGGCGGCGATGCTCGATGCGCTGATAGGGCGTCTCACCTTGTCGGGTGTGTCTGCACGGGCCGCCATTGCCGACACCTGGGGCGCGGCCCATGCGCTGGCGCGCTATGGGGCTGATCCGGTGCTGATCGCCATGCCGGGGGCCAGCATCGACATGCTCGCGCCGCTGCCGCTGGAGGCCCTGCGGCTGTCGCCGGCAATCCCGGCTGGCTTGCGCGATCTGGGCTTCGCCCGGATCGGCGATCTGATTGGCCAGCCCCGCGCGCCCCTGACGCTGCGCTTCGGACCAGAACTATGCCGTCGGCTGGATCAGGCCCTGGGCACCAGCGCCGAACCCGTTGATCCGCTGCGCCCCGAGGACATGATCGAGGCCCGGCGCAGCTTTGCCGAACCCATCGCCGCCAGTGAGACCATCGCGCGCTACATCGGCAAACTGGTCGCAACGCTCTGCGATGCGCTGGAAGCCCGCGGCCTCGGCGCGCGCCGTCTCGACCTGCTCTGCCACCGGATCGACAGCCGCGTCGAGACCGTTCGCATCGGTCTGGCCCGGCCGGTGCGCGACCCTGGCCGCCTGACCCGGCTGCTCTGCGACAAGATCGAGACCATCGACCCCGGCCTCGGCATCGAGGTCATGACGCTGGCGGCCACGCTGGCGGAGCCGTTGACCGAACGCCAGGCCGTGAGCCACCTGATCGAGGCGCCCGAGCCGGACCTGTCCGGCCTGATTGACACGCTCGCCAACCGGGTCGGCGCCCGCGCGATCTATCGCTTCGCGCCGGTGGCGAGCGACGTTCCCGAGCGATCCGTCCGCCGCATTCCGGCCCTGGCGGAAGAGACCGGCGCGGGCTGGCCCGATCACTGGCCGCGCCCCTCGCGCCTGTTGCCCCGTCCCGAGCCGATCGAGACCATGGCGCTGCTCCCGGACCACCCGCCGAACTGGATCTCATGGCGCGGCGTGCGGCGGCGGGTGCGCCGTGCCGATGGCCCCGAGCGGGTCTTCGGCGAATGGTGGAAGCGCGATGCCGAGCTGATCGCGGTGCGGGATTATTTCCGCATCGAGGATGATGCCGGCGAGCGTTTCTGGATCTTTCGCGCCGGTGACGGCGAGGATCTCGCCACCGGATCGCACCGCTGGTTCCTGCACGGGGTCTTCGGATGA
- a CDS encoding ImuA family protein, which yields MHERAISPAIAALRARIAQLEGDGARAREVLPFGVPSLDRKLPGGGLALGCLHEVAGGANGAVDGAAAACFVAGIAARTHGKVLWCVAQQDLFAPGLEQAGLSPDRVIHVEAGDDKSTLACMEEGLRHGGLGAVVADIARLPMTASRRLHLAAKESGTIGIALRRWRRQAEASDFGQPTAAMTRWRISALPSRPLPVPGVGRARWLIELIRSRAGESLDIELEACDGSGHLGLPADMADRPAAAEGRRHSASG from the coding sequence ATGCACGAGCGCGCCATCAGTCCAGCCATTGCGGCCCTTCGTGCGCGAATCGCGCAGCTTGAAGGTGACGGCGCTCGCGCGCGGGAAGTGCTGCCCTTCGGGGTTCCGTCTCTGGACCGCAAACTGCCCGGCGGTGGATTGGCTCTTGGCTGTCTGCATGAGGTCGCGGGCGGTGCCAATGGCGCGGTGGACGGCGCGGCGGCGGCCTGTTTCGTGGCCGGGATCGCCGCGCGGACCCACGGCAAGGTGCTCTGGTGCGTCGCGCAGCAGGATCTGTTCGCGCCGGGCCTGGAACAGGCCGGCCTGTCGCCCGATCGCGTCATCCATGTCGAGGCCGGCGATGACAAGTCGACTCTCGCCTGCATGGAGGAAGGCTTGCGGCACGGTGGGCTGGGCGCAGTGGTCGCCGACATCGCCCGGCTGCCGATGACCGCCTCGCGGCGGTTGCATCTTGCCGCCAAGGAAAGCGGCACCATCGGCATTGCCCTGCGCCGCTGGCGGCGCCAGGCCGAGGCCAGCGATTTCGGCCAGCCGACGGCGGCGATGACCCGCTGGCGGATCTCCGCTCTGCCGTCCCGGCCCTTGCCCGTGCCCGGCGTCGGTCGCGCGCGCTGGCTGATCGAACTGATCCGGTCGCGGGCGGGCGAATCCCTCGATATCGAACTGGAGGCGTGCGATGGCTCGGGTCATCTCGGTCTTCCTGCCGACATGGCCGACAGACCGGCTGCGGCGGAAGGCCGGCGACACAGCGCCTCCGGTTGA